A window from Mycolicibacterium tokaiense encodes these proteins:
- a CDS encoding SDR family NAD(P)-dependent oxidoreductase, with the protein MSKVFLITGASRGLGRAITEATLAAGHHVVAGVRSPEALADLAAREPDRLAVIALDVTDAEQAQAAVTTAVQRFGRLDVLVNNAGYANIAPIEDVDFDDFLAQIDTNFLGVVRMTRAALPVMRSQGSGHIVQISSVGGRLVRPGLAAYQSAKWAVNGFSGVLAQEVTPLGIKVTVLEPGGMRTDWAGSSMRIDPVREEYASTVGAAAAMTDPKLLGASDPAKVATLLLDVVAMAEPPQRLLVGPDAYRYATAAGRGLLADDEKWQALSLSTAADDATTEQVDPLGAGADT; encoded by the coding sequence ATGTCGAAGGTATTCCTGATCACCGGCGCATCCCGCGGCCTCGGCCGTGCCATCACCGAGGCCACCCTGGCCGCCGGGCATCACGTCGTCGCGGGGGTGCGCTCCCCGGAGGCGTTGGCGGACTTGGCAGCTCGAGAACCCGACCGGCTCGCTGTCATCGCACTCGACGTCACCGACGCCGAGCAGGCACAGGCCGCGGTCACCACCGCGGTGCAGCGCTTCGGGCGCCTCGACGTCCTGGTGAACAACGCCGGCTACGCCAACATCGCCCCCATCGAGGACGTCGACTTCGACGACTTCCTCGCGCAGATCGACACCAACTTCCTCGGCGTCGTCCGCATGACGCGCGCCGCCCTGCCGGTCATGCGCTCCCAGGGCAGCGGCCACATCGTCCAGATCTCCTCTGTCGGTGGACGTCTGGTGCGTCCCGGTCTCGCGGCCTATCAGTCGGCCAAGTGGGCGGTCAACGGGTTCTCGGGAGTCCTCGCGCAGGAGGTGACACCGCTCGGCATCAAGGTCACCGTTCTGGAGCCGGGCGGCATGCGCACCGACTGGGCCGGCTCGTCGATGCGGATCGACCCGGTGCGTGAGGAGTACGCGAGCACGGTCGGAGCCGCCGCCGCGATGACCGACCCGAAGCTGCTGGGTGCCAGCGACCCCGCCAAGGTCGCCACACTACTGCTCGACGTCGTGGCCATGGCCGAGCCGCCGCAGCGCCTGCTCGTCGGACCGGACGCGTATCGTTACGCCACCGCCGCCGGACGAGGTCTGCTGGCCGACGACGAGAAGTGGCAGGCGCTGAGCCTGTCCACCGCGGCCGACGACGCCACAACCGAGCAGGTGGACCCGCTCGGGGCAGGCGCCGACACGTAA
- a CDS encoding UDP-glucose dehydrogenase family protein, giving the protein MRCTVIGTGYLGATHAAGMAELGHEVLGVDVDPDKIAKLSAGEVPFYEPGLRKMLRDNIDAGRLRFTTDYAEAGAFAELHFLGVGTPQKKGEYGADLRHVYSVIDELVPRLSQSAVIAGKSTVPVGTAAELTQRAERLAPNGIDVEIAWNPEFLREGHAVNDTLHPDRIVIGVQPGSQRAEAMLRQMYASMLEAGTPFLVSDLQTAELVKVSANAFLATKISFINAMAEVCEAADADVTMLADALGYDARIGRRFLNAGLGFGGGCLPKDIRAFMARAGELGANQALTFLREVDSINMRRRSRMVELATAACGGSLLGSNIAVLGAAFKPESDDVRDSPALNVAGLLQLNGATVNVYDPQAMDNSRKLFPTLNYAASVQEACQRADAVLVLTEWQEFVDLDPVTLGDTVRAKVVVDGRNCLDDTRWRAAGWQVHCLGRRVA; this is encoded by the coding sequence ATGCGTTGCACCGTGATCGGAACCGGTTATCTGGGCGCCACCCACGCCGCGGGAATGGCCGAATTGGGCCACGAGGTGCTGGGTGTCGACGTCGACCCGGACAAGATCGCCAAGCTCTCTGCCGGGGAAGTTCCGTTCTATGAGCCCGGCCTGCGAAAGATGCTGCGGGACAACATCGACGCCGGGCGGCTGCGGTTCACCACCGACTACGCCGAAGCCGGCGCTTTCGCCGAGCTGCATTTCCTCGGGGTGGGAACCCCGCAGAAGAAAGGCGAATACGGCGCCGATCTGCGACACGTCTACAGCGTCATCGACGAGCTGGTGCCGCGGCTGTCGCAGTCGGCGGTGATCGCCGGGAAATCGACCGTGCCGGTGGGCACTGCCGCTGAACTGACGCAACGGGCAGAGCGCCTGGCGCCCAACGGAATCGACGTCGAGATCGCCTGGAATCCGGAATTCCTGCGGGAGGGTCACGCGGTCAACGACACCTTGCATCCCGACCGCATCGTGATCGGTGTGCAGCCGGGCTCGCAGCGGGCCGAGGCCATGCTGCGGCAGATGTACGCCTCGATGCTCGAGGCCGGCACCCCGTTCCTGGTGTCCGATCTGCAGACCGCCGAACTGGTCAAGGTGTCCGCCAACGCGTTTCTGGCGACCAAGATCTCCTTCATCAACGCGATGGCCGAGGTGTGCGAAGCGGCCGACGCCGACGTCACCATGCTGGCGGACGCACTGGGCTACGACGCGCGCATCGGTCGCCGATTCCTCAACGCGGGCTTGGGTTTCGGGGGAGGGTGCCTGCCCAAGGACATCCGCGCCTTCATGGCTCGCGCCGGCGAGCTGGGTGCCAATCAGGCGTTGACGTTCCTGCGCGAGGTGGACAGTATCAACATGCGCAGGCGTTCGCGCATGGTGGAGCTGGCCACGGCCGCGTGTGGCGGCTCGCTGTTGGGCAGCAACATCGCGGTGCTGGGCGCGGCATTCAAGCCCGAGTCCGATGACGTGCGGGACTCGCCCGCCCTCAACGTGGCCGGACTGCTGCAGCTCAACGGTGCCACGGTCAACGTCTACGACCCGCAGGCGATGGACAACTCTCGCAAGCTCTTCCCGACGCTGAACTACGCGGCGTCGGTGCAGGAGGCCTGCCAGCGCGCCGATGCGGTGCTGGTGCTGACCGAGTGGCAGGAGTTCGTGGACCTGGACCCGGTGACCCTCGGGGACACCGTGCGGGCGAAGGTGGTGGTCGACGGCCGCAACTGCCTCGACGACACCCGCTGGCGCGCCGCCGGTTGGCAGGTGCACTGCCTGGGCAGGCGCGTAGCCTGA
- the dcd gene encoding dCTP deaminase yields the protein MLLSDRDIRAEIAAGRLGIDPFDDSMVQPSSVDVRLDNLFRVFNNLRYTHIDPAQRQDDLTSLVEPSEGEPFVLHPGEFVLGSTLELCTLPDDLAGRLEGKSSLGRLGLLTHSTAGFIDPGFSGHITLELSNVANLPITLWPGMKIGQLCLLRLTSPAEHPYGSAQVGSKYQGQRGPTPSRSYLNFVKQ from the coding sequence GTGCTGCTCTCTGACCGTGACATCCGTGCCGAAATCGCTGCCGGACGGCTCGGCATCGACCCGTTCGACGACAGCATGGTGCAGCCGTCCAGCGTCGACGTCCGCCTGGACAACCTGTTCCGAGTGTTCAACAACCTGCGCTACACCCACATCGACCCGGCGCAGCGCCAAGACGATCTGACCAGCCTCGTGGAGCCGAGCGAAGGGGAACCCTTCGTCCTGCATCCCGGCGAGTTCGTCCTGGGCTCGACGCTGGAACTGTGCACGCTGCCCGACGACCTGGCCGGGCGTCTGGAGGGCAAGTCGTCGCTGGGCCGGTTGGGATTGTTGACGCATTCGACGGCCGGGTTCATCGACCCGGGCTTCAGTGGTCACATCACCCTGGAGCTGTCCAACGTCGCCAACCTCCCGATCACGCTGTGGCCGGGAATGAAGATCGGCCAGCTGTGTCTGCTGAGGCTCACCAGCCCGGCCGAGCATCCCTACGGCAGCGCCCAGGTGGGCTCGAAGTACCAGGGGCAGCGGGGACCCACCCCGTCGCGCTCGTACCTGAACTTCGTGAAGCAGTAG
- a CDS encoding alpha/beta hydrolase, producing MSILSRQIVADNLARLFAALINPAPKPAVRFTDIAGRTSEVTVPTRHGNVAATLYHPPQEPAGVYVNIHGGGFVVGHREQDDPWCRYLAAHAGVVVINTDYVLAPGHRFPAAPQQIYDVVSWAAREWDAAPVCVGGQSAGGSLAAAAARLALENHGPAIALQVLHYAPLDLVTPTSAKRSALGKKAVMKPWMGQVFDTAYIPDPAQRNDRLASPALDVADLTGIAPALVVTAEYDRLRDEARRYADALQAAGALAEYYEVPGVDHGYNIMSDAADVTLAAYAHITDHVRRAITSS from the coding sequence ATGTCGATCCTGTCCAGGCAGATCGTGGCCGACAACCTGGCCCGGCTGTTTGCCGCACTGATCAACCCGGCACCCAAACCCGCGGTGCGATTTACCGACATCGCAGGCCGCACCTCCGAGGTCACGGTGCCCACCCGTCACGGCAACGTCGCCGCGACGCTGTATCACCCGCCGCAGGAGCCCGCGGGCGTCTACGTGAACATCCACGGGGGCGGCTTCGTGGTCGGCCACCGTGAACAAGACGATCCCTGGTGTCGCTATCTCGCCGCGCATGCGGGTGTGGTGGTGATCAACACCGATTACGTGCTGGCACCGGGGCACCGCTTTCCGGCTGCGCCGCAGCAGATCTATGACGTGGTCAGCTGGGCTGCCAGGGAATGGGACGCAGCACCGGTCTGCGTCGGCGGTCAGAGCGCAGGTGGCAGTCTGGCGGCGGCGGCTGCCCGACTGGCGCTCGAAAACCACGGTCCCGCAATCGCTCTCCAGGTACTGCACTATGCACCCCTGGATCTGGTGACGCCCACCTCTGCCAAGCGCTCAGCCCTCGGCAAGAAGGCCGTGATGAAGCCGTGGATGGGCCAGGTGTTCGACACCGCTTACATCCCCGACCCGGCGCAGCGCAACGACCGGCTGGCCTCCCCCGCGCTGGATGTCGCGGATCTGACCGGTATCGCTCCGGCACTGGTGGTCACCGCCGAATACGACCGCCTGCGTGACGAGGCGCGCCGGTATGCCGACGCCTTGCAGGCCGCCGGAGCGTTGGCCGAGTACTACGAGGTGCCCGGCGTCGATCACGGTTACAACATCATGAGCGACGCCGCCGACGTCACGCTGGCGGCCTACGCCCACATCACCGACCACGTCCGCCGGGCGATCACCTCTTCATGA
- a CDS encoding TetR/AcrR family transcriptional regulator, which yields MPTQQSRPRNAAATRDAILHSAIRHFARAGYDRVGVREIAADAGVTAMLVNRYFGSKEKLFAEAVETSFTAPVFIAEAPEDLARDIAAALTEHSAPGAESVAPFLIMLRSVSNPAAVDIVRAGLARHAGRRLSRQLPEPWRQVRSDVALAVMSGVLLLRQVIGTQALTSGSADQLETILGAVFAAIFETPLE from the coding sequence GTGCCCACGCAACAGTCACGGCCCCGTAATGCCGCCGCCACGCGGGACGCCATCCTGCACTCGGCGATCCGGCACTTCGCCCGCGCAGGCTACGACCGGGTGGGCGTTCGCGAGATCGCCGCGGACGCCGGGGTGACCGCCATGCTGGTCAACCGGTACTTCGGCTCGAAGGAGAAGCTGTTCGCCGAGGCCGTCGAGACATCGTTCACGGCCCCGGTGTTCATTGCCGAAGCCCCCGAGGACCTGGCCCGTGACATCGCGGCCGCACTGACCGAGCACAGCGCGCCCGGCGCGGAGTCCGTCGCCCCCTTCCTCATCATGCTGCGGTCGGTGTCCAACCCGGCGGCGGTGGACATCGTGCGGGCAGGTCTGGCCCGTCACGCCGGCCGGCGACTCTCGCGACAGCTACCCGAACCCTGGCGCCAGGTCCGCAGCGACGTGGCGCTGGCCGTGATGAGCGGGGTGTTGCTGCTGCGACAGGTGATCGGCACGCAGGCTCTCACTTCGGGCAGCGCCGACCAGCTCGAGACGATCCTCGGGGCGGTGTTCGCGGCGATCTTCGAGACGCCGTTGGAGTAG
- a CDS encoding SMP-30/gluconolactonase/LRE family protein: protein MAALAEHRDVDVVPAPHQVVATWPVGTFLENIVALANDDFVVSVHNHRELHTVNAAGAHSVWATMPVSPAGLIATGDAVFAVGGEPGQGPHRLIRVDIATREVTDLGPIPGSLFLNGFTPGPPGMGYAVDSLVGGIYSIELSTGDSHLVLQDPLLTKVSAEPMMPGANGIKRFGDALYITNTDRALVLRAALDSAGLPTGSVEIVAEHLRGDDLAVAEDGVLYIANHIHNTVIRFSPSSGERVAIAGPDQGMAGSTACIFGRTQAHGTSLFVTTTGGIVMPLDGIVQQAKLVRIDIGGPNTGIRS from the coding sequence ATGGCAGCACTTGCCGAACACCGCGATGTCGACGTCGTACCTGCACCACACCAGGTTGTTGCGACCTGGCCGGTCGGAACGTTCCTGGAGAACATTGTCGCGCTGGCGAACGATGACTTTGTGGTGTCGGTGCACAACCACCGGGAGCTGCATACGGTCAACGCCGCCGGTGCACACAGCGTGTGGGCGACGATGCCCGTGTCGCCGGCAGGTCTGATCGCCACCGGAGACGCAGTTTTCGCCGTCGGAGGTGAACCAGGGCAGGGACCGCACCGCCTCATCCGGGTTGACATCGCGACCCGGGAGGTGACCGATCTCGGACCGATCCCCGGCTCCCTGTTCTTGAACGGCTTCACACCAGGGCCCCCGGGTATGGGTTACGCGGTGGATTCCCTTGTGGGAGGTATCTATTCGATTGAGCTTTCCACCGGTGACTCGCATCTGGTGCTTCAAGACCCACTTCTGACCAAGGTCTCGGCCGAGCCCATGATGCCCGGCGCCAACGGCATCAAGCGTTTCGGTGACGCTCTGTACATCACCAATACCGACCGGGCGCTGGTCTTGCGTGCGGCACTGGACTCGGCAGGCCTGCCGACCGGCAGCGTCGAGATCGTCGCCGAACACCTGCGCGGTGACGATCTGGCGGTGGCCGAGGACGGGGTGCTCTACATCGCCAATCACATTCACAACACTGTGATTCGCTTCTCCCCGAGTAGCGGCGAGCGGGTGGCTATCGCCGGGCCCGATCAGGGTATGGCCGGTTCGACCGCCTGTATCTTCGGTCGCACGCAGGCCCACGGCACAAGCCTGTTCGTCACCACCACCGGGGGCATCGTGATGCCACTGGATGGCATTGTCCAGCAAGCCAAGCTCGTCCGCATCGATATCGGTGGGCCCAACACGGGGATCCGCTCATGA
- a CDS encoding TetR/AcrR family transcriptional regulator has translation MPTVTWARLDGERRRAVLGAAEEEFAAQGFSGGSLNVVAKRAGVAKGSLFQYFADKRDLYAYVTDQASQRVRAYMEAQIHALDSSRPFFDFLTDLLDAWVAYFADNPRQRALHAAASFEVDTDARVSVRAVVHRHYLDVLRPLVRDAQARGDLRGDADVDMLLSLLLMILPHLALAPYVRGLDPLLGLDELSPEQPALAVRRFVAVLAAAFAPVSQPHTAVPNAGGHSHV, from the coding sequence ATGCCGACGGTGACCTGGGCTCGTCTCGACGGTGAGCGTCGCCGCGCCGTACTGGGCGCCGCCGAGGAGGAGTTCGCGGCGCAGGGCTTCTCCGGTGGCAGCCTCAACGTGGTGGCCAAGCGCGCCGGCGTCGCCAAAGGCAGCTTGTTTCAATACTTTGCCGACAAACGCGATCTGTACGCCTACGTGACGGATCAAGCGAGCCAGCGTGTCCGGGCCTACATGGAAGCGCAGATCCACGCGCTCGACTCCAGCCGCCCTTTCTTCGACTTTCTGACCGACCTGCTGGACGCCTGGGTCGCCTACTTCGCCGACAATCCCCGCCAGCGGGCCCTGCATGCCGCAGCCAGCTTCGAGGTGGACACCGACGCGCGGGTCAGCGTGCGCGCGGTGGTGCACCGCCACTACCTCGACGTGCTTCGACCATTGGTGCGCGATGCGCAGGCCCGCGGCGATCTGCGGGGCGACGCCGACGTCGACATGCTGCTGTCTCTGCTGCTGATGATCCTGCCGCACCTGGCGCTGGCACCGTATGTGCGCGGCCTGGATCCGTTGCTCGGTCTCGACGAGCTGTCACCCGAGCAGCCGGCGCTGGCGGTGCGCCGGTTCGTCGCCGTGCTGGCGGCCGCTTTTGCCCCTGTCTCACAGCCCCACACCGCAGTACCCAACGCAGGAGGACACTCTCATGTCTAG
- a CDS encoding DUF7159 family protein translates to MTPTTVRMVLVEGEKADGVTVDHDVFDIPADNPSATSPQQVVAAILGTRESAAEGGHRLVGTGVAWRDHAEAAALRDALAAHKIDDVMLVSELHAAGALAQAVGAAVGYERTALMFLERNTATLSVVDTADGSIVKVQSHDLHATDAVAELAAMVAGLETLESPPQGVFVVGSGVAIGAIKLQLESATSLPVSAPEEPEVALARGAALASAGAPRFEASTVGLAYSQDGTEATTAGAALAGAAAADVTQVAGIGYTGAPAALAYSQADPESQAFPAYLDDDRPEPAPQQQGRKPFLLVGSALTSVFVLGVTALVISLAVSIRPTVDQRPSPAESLIVPTQVPEALPPAPEAAVAPPPAPETIQAPVPVVQQAPQPQAPPRTVYVEAPQAPAPAPAAPAPAPAAPAPAPAAPPVVAPVVPPPVVLPPPVIQLPPPVIQLPNIFRPPWQPPRNNWPDWDPPRNQPDDDDSPRPTQTQTPRPTPTETPRPTQTQTPRPTQTQQPERPDPPAVTVPQVPTVAPEAPSRPTVPPVPQVPSIQLPQLPQWPGSGGSGSSSGGSNSGRGSGDSGGGSGESGRGSGSGSGESGGGSGGGSGGDGILPLWPFE, encoded by the coding sequence ATGACACCGACCACCGTGCGGATGGTGCTGGTCGAAGGCGAAAAGGCTGATGGTGTCACCGTCGACCACGACGTGTTCGACATCCCGGCCGACAACCCGTCGGCAACGTCGCCGCAGCAGGTGGTGGCCGCCATCCTGGGCACCAGGGAGAGCGCCGCCGAGGGCGGGCACCGACTGGTCGGCACCGGTGTGGCCTGGCGGGATCACGCCGAAGCGGCCGCGCTGCGCGACGCCCTGGCCGCCCACAAGATCGACGACGTCATGCTGGTCTCGGAACTCCACGCTGCGGGTGCGCTGGCGCAGGCGGTCGGCGCCGCCGTGGGTTACGAGCGCACCGCGTTGATGTTCCTCGAACGCAACACCGCCACCTTGTCGGTGGTGGACACCGCCGACGGCTCCATCGTCAAGGTCCAGAGCCACGATCTGCACGCCACCGACGCGGTGGCCGAATTGGCCGCGATGGTCGCCGGGTTGGAAACGCTGGAGTCGCCGCCGCAGGGTGTCTTCGTCGTCGGCTCGGGCGTCGCCATCGGCGCCATCAAGCTGCAGCTGGAATCGGCGACGTCCCTGCCGGTCAGTGCCCCCGAGGAACCCGAGGTCGCGCTGGCCCGGGGCGCAGCGCTGGCCAGTGCCGGTGCCCCGCGATTCGAAGCATCCACCGTCGGCCTGGCCTATTCCCAGGACGGCACGGAAGCCACCACCGCCGGTGCCGCGCTGGCCGGCGCGGCGGCGGCCGACGTCACGCAGGTCGCCGGAATCGGCTACACGGGCGCACCGGCTGCGCTCGCCTACAGCCAGGCCGACCCGGAATCCCAGGCGTTCCCCGCCTACCTCGACGACGACCGGCCGGAGCCGGCTCCGCAGCAGCAGGGGCGTAAGCCGTTCCTGCTGGTCGGCAGCGCGCTGACCTCGGTCTTCGTCCTCGGCGTCACTGCGCTGGTGATCTCGCTGGCAGTCAGCATCCGCCCCACCGTGGATCAGCGGCCCAGCCCGGCCGAAAGCCTCATCGTGCCCACCCAGGTGCCCGAGGCGCTGCCGCCGGCACCCGAAGCCGCGGTGGCTCCGCCGCCCGCGCCGGAAACCATTCAGGCGCCCGTGCCCGTCGTGCAACAGGCCCCGCAGCCGCAGGCTCCGCCGCGCACGGTCTACGTCGAAGCCCCCCAGGCGCCCGCCCCGGCACCGGCCGCACCGGCCCCGGCTCCCGCCGCTCCGGCACCCGCGCCGGCAGCGCCGCCCGTGGTGGCACCGGTGGTGCCGCCGCCGGTGGTGCTCCCGCCGCCGGTCATCCAGTTGCCGCCGCCGGTGATCCAGCTGCCGAACATCTTCCGGCCGCCGTGGCAGCCGCCGCGCAACAACTGGCCGGACTGGGACCCGCCGCGTAATCAGCCCGACGATGACGATTCGCCGCGGCCCACCCAGACTCAGACTCCTCGGCCCACGCCGACGGAGACCCCGCGACCTACCCAGACTCAGACGCCGCGGCCCACCCAGACCCAGCAGCCCGAACGTCCGGACCCGCCGGCGGTCACCGTTCCCCAGGTGCCCACCGTCGCACCGGAGGCGCCGTCGCGCCCGACCGTGCCGCCGGTGCCCCAGGTTCCGTCGATCCAGCTGCCGCAGCTTCCGCAGTGGCCGGGTTCCGGCGGCTCGGGATCAAGCTCCGGGGGATCGAACTCCGGCCGTGGGTCCGGTGACTCCGGCGGCGGCTCGGGCGAGTCGGGACGCGGCTCAGGCTCCGGCTCCGGTGAATCCGGGGGCGGTTCCGGAGGTGGGTCGGGCGGCGACGGCATCCTGCCGTTGTGGCCGTTCGAGTGA
- a CDS encoding esterase/lipase family protein codes for MRTSDIEALGDVAAEGLTVLNTLVRGTHRGIARRVFTSIGPVALPVEVVHDAIADAVYGALDAAGQRIPPALSRRAATSLGVDDDPALDERPGVAEAIAALDGIYGDELAERSSPLAPSMAVRVGGHSVPLTADGIAAAYPRPTDALAVFVHGLCQTEASWRRSPRTLGADDRSYGERLHEDLGFTPIDIRYNTGLHISTNGHHLDQTLTRLLEVWPVPVRRIAVVGHSMGGLVVRSACHYGHEENRRWTRATRQVVCLGSPHLGADLEKGVNVLTWAMTKLGETRSMADLLNLRSDGIKDLRFGAVLDDDWDQADPDEFLRDRCSEVPFLPGAHYHFVATSAAPAAVGAVLGDHLVRPSSASGRGRRRQLPFADEAGLTLTGLHHFDLLNHPEIYAKLRTWLTA; via the coding sequence ATGCGGACTTCCGACATCGAGGCGCTCGGCGACGTCGCCGCCGAGGGGCTGACGGTTCTCAACACACTGGTACGCGGCACGCATCGCGGCATCGCACGCAGAGTGTTCACCTCGATCGGCCCGGTCGCACTTCCCGTCGAGGTTGTCCACGATGCCATCGCTGATGCGGTGTATGGCGCGCTCGACGCCGCCGGACAGCGTATTCCACCTGCGCTGAGCCGTCGGGCAGCCACAAGCCTGGGCGTCGACGACGACCCGGCGCTGGACGAGCGGCCGGGCGTGGCCGAAGCGATCGCGGCCCTCGACGGAATCTATGGTGACGAGCTCGCCGAGCGCAGTAGCCCGCTGGCGCCGTCGATGGCCGTCCGCGTCGGCGGTCATTCGGTCCCGTTGACCGCCGACGGAATCGCCGCCGCGTATCCCCGGCCCACGGATGCCCTCGCTGTCTTCGTGCACGGCCTGTGCCAGACAGAAGCATCGTGGCGGCGCTCGCCCAGGACGCTCGGCGCCGATGACCGCTCCTACGGTGAGCGTCTACACGAGGATCTCGGGTTCACTCCCATCGACATCCGCTACAACACCGGCTTACACATCTCCACCAACGGTCACCATCTCGATCAGACCCTGACCCGTCTGCTGGAGGTCTGGCCGGTGCCGGTCCGCCGTATCGCCGTGGTCGGGCACTCGATGGGCGGTCTGGTGGTACGCAGCGCCTGCCATTACGGGCACGAAGAGAACCGCCGCTGGACCAGGGCAACGCGTCAGGTGGTCTGCCTGGGGTCTCCGCACCTGGGGGCTGACCTGGAGAAGGGGGTGAACGTACTGACCTGGGCCATGACGAAGCTCGGCGAAACCCGTTCCATGGCCGACCTTCTGAATCTACGCAGCGACGGCATCAAAGATCTGCGGTTCGGGGCAGTGCTGGATGACGACTGGGACCAGGCAGACCCCGACGAATTCCTCCGCGACCGCTGCTCGGAAGTGCCGTTCCTCCCCGGCGCCCATTATCACTTTGTCGCGACGTCAGCAGCCCCGGCGGCTGTCGGCGCTGTGTTGGGCGATCACCTGGTGCGACCCTCGAGCGCCTCCGGCCGAGGCCGTCGCCGGCAGCTTCCGTTCGCTGACGAGGCCGGCCTGACCTTGACCGGACTACACCACTTCGACCTGCTCAATCATCCTGAGATCTACGCCAAGCTGAGAACCTGGCTGACCGCCTGA
- a CDS encoding R2-like ligand-binding oxidase, with translation MSRQHSESLAAGGLNWDSLPLKLFAGGNAKFWNPADIDFTRDREDWESLSELERHWATRLCAQFIAGEEAVTQDIQPFMAAMRAEGRLGDEMYLTQFAFEEAKHTQVFRLWLDAVGMTDDLQVFLDDLPSYRQMFYDELPASLDTLATDPSPAAQVRASVTYNHVIEGMMALTGYYAWQRICVDRGILPGMQELVRRIGDDERRHMAWGTFTCRRHVAADDNNWAVFESRMTELIPLALKNTEDGFALYDVVPFGLQMEEFQQYAADKGMRRFGTISSARGRPLSEIDIDSSPLQLEDSFADEDRRALATSA, from the coding sequence ATGTCTAGACAGCACTCGGAATCGCTGGCCGCCGGCGGCCTCAACTGGGACAGCCTGCCGCTGAAGCTCTTCGCCGGGGGCAATGCGAAGTTCTGGAACCCCGCCGACATCGACTTCACCCGTGATCGCGAGGACTGGGAGTCGCTCTCGGAACTGGAGCGGCACTGGGCAACTCGGCTGTGCGCCCAGTTCATCGCCGGCGAAGAGGCCGTCACCCAGGACATCCAGCCGTTCATGGCGGCGATGCGCGCGGAGGGACGTCTGGGCGACGAGATGTATCTGACGCAGTTCGCTTTTGAGGAGGCCAAGCACACGCAGGTGTTCCGGCTGTGGCTCGATGCCGTGGGGATGACCGACGACCTGCAGGTGTTTCTGGACGACCTGCCGTCCTACCGGCAGATGTTCTACGACGAACTGCCCGCGTCGCTGGACACGCTGGCCACCGATCCGTCACCGGCCGCGCAGGTACGCGCCTCGGTGACCTACAACCACGTCATTGAAGGAATGATGGCGCTTACGGGTTACTACGCGTGGCAACGCATCTGCGTCGACCGCGGCATCCTGCCCGGCATGCAGGAACTGGTGCGCCGCATCGGGGACGACGAGCGTCGACACATGGCCTGGGGCACGTTCACCTGCCGGCGCCACGTCGCCGCCGACGACAACAACTGGGCGGTCTTCGAGTCGCGGATGACCGAGCTGATTCCGTTGGCGCTGAAGAACACCGAAGACGGGTTCGCCCTCTACGACGTGGTGCCGTTCGGCCTCCAGATGGAGGAGTTCCAGCAGTACGCCGCCGACAAGGGGATGCGGCGCTTCGGCACCATCAGCAGCGCGCGCGGGCGTCCGCTGTCCGAAATCGACATCGACTCCTCACCCCTGCAGTTGGAGGACAGCTTCGCCGACGAGGATCGGCGGGCCCTGGCCACCTCGGCATGA
- the thiD gene encoding bifunctional hydroxymethylpyrimidine kinase/phosphomethylpyrimidine kinase, translating into MAFSNTLPLPRPGDTPHRVMTIAGSDSGGSAGLQADMRTFAMLGVHASAAVTAVTVQNTLGVRAFHEIPVDIVAGQIDAVVSDIGIEAAKTGMLASTDIINTVVEAWRTNRLDGVVPLVVDPVCASNVGEPLLHAGALDALRRHLIPVATLVPPNLDEVRLLVGIDVVDDDTQRDAARALHALGPQWALVKGGHLRTSPISSDLLFDGTEFHQFAADRVDTRHDHGAGDTLAAAVTAALAHGHTVPDAVRFAKLWVTECIRASYPLGHGLGTVNGFSRLLH; encoded by the coding sequence ATGGCATTCTCGAACACCCTGCCACTGCCCCGGCCGGGTGATACCCCGCACCGGGTCATGACCATCGCCGGTTCCGATTCCGGTGGCAGCGCCGGCCTGCAGGCCGATATGCGTACGTTCGCGATGTTGGGCGTGCACGCATCGGCTGCGGTGACGGCGGTGACAGTGCAGAACACTCTGGGTGTCAGAGCTTTTCATGAGATCCCGGTCGACATCGTTGCCGGACAAATTGATGCCGTGGTCTCGGATATCGGTATCGAGGCGGCCAAAACCGGCATGCTGGCCTCCACCGACATCATCAACACCGTCGTCGAGGCATGGCGCACCAACCGGCTCGACGGCGTGGTTCCGCTCGTGGTCGACCCGGTGTGTGCCTCCAATGTCGGCGAACCGCTGCTGCACGCCGGCGCACTCGACGCTCTGCGCCGCCACCTGATCCCGGTTGCCACTCTGGTGCCCCCGAACCTGGACGAAGTGCGCCTCCTCGTCGGCATCGACGTCGTTGACGACGACACCCAGCGCGACGCAGCCCGAGCTCTACACGCCCTGGGACCTCAGTGGGCGTTGGTCAAGGGTGGTCACCTGCGCACGTCCCCGATCAGCTCCGACCTATTGTTCGATGGCACCGAATTCCATCAGTTCGCCGCCGACCGTGTGGACACCCGCCACGACCACGGCGCCGGAGACACTCTCGCGGCAGCAGTCACCGCGGCGCTGGCACACGGCCACACAGTTCCCGACGCTGTCCGCTTCGCCAAACTCTGGGTCACGGAGTGCATCCGCGCCTCCTACCCGTTGGGCCATGGCCTCGGGACGGTGAACGGTTTCTCTCGACTGCTGCACTGA